One Engraulis encrasicolus isolate BLACKSEA-1 chromosome 5, IST_EnEncr_1.0, whole genome shotgun sequence DNA segment encodes these proteins:
- the LOC134449680 gene encoding zymogen granule membrane protein 16-like isoform X2, whose amino-acid sequence MYNMLSLMVLCLLGATSLSDAGYSYSPAVGRGEGTAYATEGEGRITAVRVWETYNGYITGFQLRYNFAWTPVYGRKYATENEMELFEGETIVQVWGKYHTSNYIYQIGFGTNRGRSLIVGQPRGYSFNFYPTHSGSELLKLSGRYNGKGITSIAAHWGDVNATTSH is encoded by the exons ATGTACAACATGTTGTCTCTGATGGTCTTGTGCCTGCTGGGAGCCACATCCCTGAGTGACG CGGGCTACTCCTATTCCCCAGCGGTGGGCAGGGGAGAGGGCACAGCGTACGCTACCGAGGGAGAAGGACGCATCACTGCTGTACGAGTCTGGGAAACCTACAATGGCTACATAACTGG CTTCCAGCTAAGGTACAACTTCGCCTGGACTCCTGTGTACGGCCGCAAGTATGCCACAGAGAATGAGATGGAGCTCTTCGAAGGGGAGACGATTGTGCAGGTGTGGGGGAAGTACCACACCAGCAACTACATTTATCAGATCGGATTTGGCACCAACAGGGGCCGTTCTCTGATCGTTGGGCAGCCGAGGGGCTACTCCTTCAACTTCTATCCCACCCACAGCGGCAGCGAACTCCTGAAACTAAGCGGTCGGTACAACGGCAAAGGCATCACCTCCATCGCTGCACACTGGGGAGATGTCAATGCAACCACATCACACTAA